Within the Micromonospora citrea genome, the region AGGCCGGCACGGTCTTCTCCCAGGAGTACATGGAGTCGACCTTCATCGCGTACCCGAGGATCGCCGCGCTGCTGGTGCAGCTCTTCGAGGCCCGGTTCGCGCCCGGCGCGACGGACCAGGAGGAGCGGCGGCGGCGCAGCGAGACGCTGGTCGCCGAGATCCGGGGCGCGCTGGACGACGTGGCCAGCCTCGACCAGGACCGGATCCTGCGCGCCTACCTGACGCTGATCCAGGCCACCCTGCGCACCAGCTTCTACCAGAAGCGCTCCGACGGGCGGCCGAAGTCGTACGTCGCGCTCAAGCTGGACCCGCAGGCGATCCCGGACCTGCCGGCGCCCCGCCCGAAGTTCGAGATCTTCGTCTACTCGCCGCGTTTCGAGGGCGTGCACCTGCGGTTCGGGCCGGTGGCCCGGGGCGGGCTGCGCTGGTCGGACCGCCGCGAGGACTTCCGCACCGAGGTGCTGGGCCTGGTCAAGGCGCAGATGGTGAAGAACGCCGTCATCGTGCCGGTCGGCGCCAAGGGCGGCTTCGTGCTCAAGCAGAAGCCGGGGGACCGCGACGAGGCGGTCGTCTGCTACAAGGAGTTCATCTCGGCGCTGCTCGACGTCACGGACAACATCGTCAGCGGCGAGATCGTGCCGCCGGAGGACGTGGTCCGGCACGACGGCGACGACCCGTACATGGTGGTCGCGGCCGACAAGGGCACGGCGACGTTCTCCGACATCGCCAACGAGATCTCCACGGCGCACAACTTCTGGCTCGGCGACGCGTTCGCCTCCGGCGGCTCCGCCGGGTACGACCACAAGAAGATGGGCATCACCGCCCGGGGCGCCTGGGAGTCGGTGAAGCGGCACTTCCGCGAGATGGGCCACGACACCCAGACCCAGGACTTCACCGTGGTCGGCGTCGGCGACATGTCCGGCGACGTGTTCGGCAACGGGATGCTGCTGTCGGAGCACATCCGGCTGGTGGCCGCCTTCGACCACCGGCACATCTTCCTCGACCCGGATCCGGACGCCGCCACGTCGTACGCCGAGCGGAAGCGGCTGTTCGAGCTGCCCCGGTCGTCGTGGGAGGACTACGACCGGAAGCTGATCTCGGCCGGCGGCGGGGTGTATCCGCGTACGGCCAAGTCGGTGCCGATCTCGCCGCAGGTGCGCGAGCGGCTCGGCCTGGACGCCGGCACCGAGCAGCTCTCCCCGCAGGAGTTGATGAAGGCGATCCTGACGGCGCCGGTCGACCTGTTCTGGAACGGCGGCATCGGCACGTACGTGAAGGCCTCCAGCCAGAGCAACGCCGAGGTGGGCGACAAGTCCAACGACTCGATCCGGGTGGACGGCAGGAACCTGCGCTGCCGGGTGGCCGGCGAGGGCGGCAACCTGGGCTGGACCCAGCTCGGCCGGATCGAGTACGCCCAGACCGGCGGCCGGATCTACACGGACTTCATCGACAACGCGGCCGGGGTGGACTGCTCCGACCACGAGGTGAACATCAAGATCCTGCTGAACACGGCGGTCGCCGACGGCGCGCTGACGCTCCCCGAGCGGGACGAGCTGCTCGCCGAGATGACCGACGAGGTCGCCGAGCTGGTGCTGCGGGACAACTACGACCAGGCCCGGGCGATCAACAACGCGCAGGCGCAGGCGGCGTCGCTGCTGCCGGTGCACCGGCGGATGATCACCGAGCTGGAGCGGTCGGGGGCGCTGGACCGGTCCCTGGAGGCGCTGCCGTCGGACGAGGAGCTGGCGGTGCGGACCGAGTCCGGGCTGACCGCGCCGGAGTTCGCGGTGCTGCTCGCGTACGTCAAGATCGTCCTTGAGACGGAGATCCTGGCCGACGGGCTCGCGGACGAGGAGTGGACGACCGGCGTCCTGGTCGACTACTTCCCGACGCCGATGCGCGAGCGGTTCGCCGACCGGATGGGCCAGCACCGGCTGCGCCGGGACATCGTCACCACCGTCCTGGTCAACGAGGCGATCAACCGGGGCGGCATCTCGTTCGTCTTCCGGGTCGTCGAGGAGACGGCCGCCTCGGCGGCGGACGTGATCCGGGCGTACGTGGTGGTCCGCGAGGTGTTCGGGCTGGGCGAGCTGTGGGACGCGGTGGAGGCCCTGGACAACAGGATCGCCCCGGAGCTGCAGACGAGCGTCTACCTCGACACCCGGCGGCTGCTGGACCGGGCGGTGCGGTGGCTGGTCACCAACCGCCGCTCGCCGATCGACGTGCCGGCGGAGATCGCCCGGTTGCGCGACGGGGTGGCCCGGCTCCTGCCCGACCTGGAGGAGCGTTTCCACGGCAGCGAGCGGGAGTCGCTGGCGGCCCACATCGACTCGCTGACCGAGCGGGGGCTGCCGCGTGACCTGGCCGAGCAGGCGACCCGGCTGATGTACAGCTTCGGCCTGCTCGACGTGGTGGAGACCGCGGCGAGCAGCGGGCGGGACGTGGGCGAGGTGGCCTCGGTCTACTTCGTGCTCTCCGACCGGTTCCGGGTCGACTCGCTGCTGTCGAAGATCTCGCTGCTGCCGCGGGAGGACCGCTGGCAGACGCTGGCCCGGATGGCGCTGCGCTACGACCTGTACGCCGCGCTGGCCGCGCTGACCGCGGAGGTGCTCGACTCCACGCCCGCCAGCGAGTCGCCGCAGGAGCGGGTGCTCCAGTGGGAGCAGTCGAACGCCACGTCGATCCACCGGGCCGAGCGGGCGATGGGGGAGTTCGACGAGTCCCGGGCGGACCTCGCCGCCCTGTCGGTGCTGCTGCGCCAGATCCGCACCCTGGTGCGGACCTCCGCCGCCGCCTGACGCCGGACAGCGAAGCGGTCCGGCCGGTCGGGGGAACCGACCGGCCGGACCGCTTCCGTCGTGGGAGCCGTCGCCGCGCCGCCGGCGTGCGGCGCCCGGGCCGGCGAGTGCCGGACGTGCCGGCCGGAACCCGGTGGACGGCCCGAGGTCAGGCAGGCATGGAGGCGAAGACGACCACGTTGTCCGGGTAGCTGCGGGCGGCCTGGTCGAAGACCCCGCCGCAGGTGACCACGCGCAGGCCGGGCCGGTCGCTGGGGCCGTAGACCTGCTCGGTCGGGAACTCGTTCTTCGGGTACGCCTTCACCGACTCGACCGTGAAGGTGGCCCGCTGGCCGTCCTCGCGGGTGACCGTGATCGTGTCCCCGGGTTGCAGGGCGCCGAGGGAGAAGAAGACCGCCGGCCCCATCGCCGCCGAGTCGACGTGCCCGACGATGACCGCGTTGCCGACCTCGCCCGGGCTGGGCCCCGGCTCGTACCAGCCCGCGAGCTGCGCCTGCTCCAGCGGGGGCACCTGGACGGTGCCGTCGGGGTTGGTGCCGAGCGACATGATCGAAGCGTCGACCCCGATGCGGGGAATGGTGATCGTGGTGGGGGTGGAACGGGCGAGCCCGGTGGCGGCCCCGCGGACGACGTCCGGGTCCGCGCCGTCGGAGCCCGGCACGTCGGCGGCCGCCGGCCCGCTGCCGGCCGGCGCGGCCTGGGCCAGGGGCTGGGGAGGGCGGGGCGCGGACGTGGTCTTGAGCGAGGCGCCGATCATGCCGGCGCCCACCATCGCGAGCAGGACGACGACGGCCGCGCCGGCGGCGCGCCACGGTCTCCCGTGACGGCCGCCGGCCGGTGTCGCCGTCACGTCAGACGAAGGACTCATCGGTCCGGCGCCGACGCATCAGCACGAGGCCACCCAGGGCGGCCGCGCCGAGCAGGCTCGCCCCACCGGCGGCCAGGCCCCGGTCGGTGCCGGCGCCGACGCCACCGTCACCGCCGTCGACCCCGCCGCGGGGCAGGACGACCAGTTCGCCCTCGCCGCACGAGCCCTTGAGCTTGTAGCGGCCCGGCTTGGCGTGCTCGGAGACCTCGGCCTCGCCGTAGTAGACGAAGTCCCGCTTGTGCTCCCAGCCCTTGTCCTTGCCGTAGCCCTCGGACTCCTCGTCGGACCAGCCGTTCTCGTGGCCCTTGCGGTCGCGCTCGTCCGAGCCCCACTCGTCCGAGCCGCTGCCCGCGTGGTCCTCGCGGCCGTAGTCGCCACGCTCCGAGTCCCACTTGTCCGAGCCGTAGCCCTCGTGGTCCTCGCGGCTGTAGTCACCGCGCTCCGAGCCGCGCTCGTCCGAGCCGTACCCCTTGTGGTCCTTGCGGTCCTCGCGGCCGCCCTCGGCGTCCTGGCCGTGCTCGTAGCCCTTCCAGTCCCGTCCGCCCTCGTCGGCGGCGGCGTCGGCGGCGCCCCCGCCCCGGCCGTCGGCGGCCGGCGGCTGCGGCTTCCCGGTGCCGTCGTCCGTCGGCTGCGGCTTCGGGGTCTCGTCCTTGCCGTCGTGGTCGCGGCCCTTGTCCTGGTCGCGCCCCTTGTCCTGGTCGTGGCCCTTGTCGTGGTCGCGCCCCTTGTCGTGGTCGCGCCCCTTGTCGTGGTCGCGGGAGCCCTCCTCCCCACGCCGGTCACCGCGGTCCTCGGCCGGCTTGAGCTTGACCTTGCCGGTGACCTTGGACCACACGTAGGCGTGCTCCTGGCGCTCCGTGCAGATCTCGAGCAGCTTGACCGTGTCGCCCGCCTTGACGACGTGGGGCTTGGCGTAGACCTTGCCCTCCTCGCCGTGGTTGCCGTCCGCGAACGCGATCCCCGGCGTGAACACGAGCAGCGACGCGCCGCCGAGGGCAGCGCCCGCAACCATCTTCCCGAGCATCTTGTTTGCCATGACCTGCGTCACTCCATCCCTGTTGTCCTGGGCTCGGTCGACAACCGAGCTAGGAACGACGTTAGACCGTTTCACGAGCTATGCAGGGAAAGATTCGTGTTTTGACCTTTGTTGTGCAGCAGGGCGATAGACGAGTTAAGCCGGTTAAGTCGCTCTCGGTGGCCGGCCGCGCGGTTGCGGCCCTCGGGCGCCGCGACGCCCTCCCCGCGCCCCCCGGGCCGCCGCGGCCGCCGTCGTCCGGTCGGCGCCCCCGCCCTGCCGCCTCATCGCATCGAGGCATTGCCATGGAAGCGCTCCCATGCAAGAATCTCCGCACGCGGTTCTTCACGGAGCCACACCGCGCAGGCAGGAGTTCGAGGGCAACCGGTCCGCCGGGACGACCTCCCGCCCCGGCCGGCCGTCGTCGCCGGTCGCACCACCACCACGCCCGTCCGGGTCGGGCGCCCCCGAAGAATCCCGTTGGTGCCGGCGGTCGTCCGCGCAGGACGCCCATCGGGCCGTATCGCCGGGCCGTTCGCGGATCCGGTCTCGCCCAAGGAGATCAGTGGCATGAATGTGTGGAGAAGGCTGTCCGGTCCACGCCGGGCCCTCGCGCTCGGCGGCGCGGGCGCCCTGGTCGCGGGCGGACTGGTGACCCTTCCGGTCACCGTGGCGCACGCCGCCACCCAGTGCGACGTGTCGTACACGACCAGCGACTGGCAGGGCGGGTTCACCGCCACCGTCAACATCAAGAACGTCGGCGAC harbors:
- a CDS encoding NAD-glutamate dehydrogenase yields the protein MDRRPAIKPGPDLRQADTSRDDSFDSATDGDGFGRLDTGVTGMTGTSIDTIYDLGLPADALADDVEDNELDEPVPNAERLVAQAVALAGDDHDAATLVGRFWRFAPDEELIGFTAEEMLDAARAHRDLAQQRVPGELKLRIHEPDADQHHSVIEIVTDDMPFLVDSVTALLNSHHLDVHLLVHPLVVVRREPLGRLLEVAADVEPDDAIAGDLVESWMHIEVDPVRDADEREKLRRELQRVLTDVREAVEDWPKMRQRALALADELAAARTSDNRPPVPEKDITDSVELLRWLAHDHFTFLGYREYRLVDTSDGGKALEAALGTGLGILRQDSPEARPLSSMTPEAHDRVTEKRLLIITKANSRATVHRSAYLDYIGFKVFNSAGEVVGERRFLGLFSTAAYRTSVQELPVVRRKVAEVLDRSGLSQRSHSGKDLLQILETYPRDELFQIKTDDLYHAVIGVLRMAGRRQLRVFLRRDAYGRFISCLIYLPRDRFTTQNRLRMQDILLRELNGVGVDYTTRVTESMLARVHFIVRTDPTRPPGDIDADLLAEELADATRLWDDDYRLVLERKLGDEQAKHLFARYADAFPEGYKDGHTPYEAMKDLAKLELLEEPGQLEMHLFRKQLAPRAGGRGPDVDEAMDVRFKVYRYGEPMMLSAVLPVLHSLGVRVVDEHPHEVDRVDGRVYLYDFGLRLPEGHQELAEVRPHVENAFAAAWRGEAEVDGFNELVLRGGLTWRQVVVLRAYAKYLRQAGTVFSQEYMESTFIAYPRIAALLVQLFEARFAPGATDQEERRRRSETLVAEIRGALDDVASLDQDRILRAYLTLIQATLRTSFYQKRSDGRPKSYVALKLDPQAIPDLPAPRPKFEIFVYSPRFEGVHLRFGPVARGGLRWSDRREDFRTEVLGLVKAQMVKNAVIVPVGAKGGFVLKQKPGDRDEAVVCYKEFISALLDVTDNIVSGEIVPPEDVVRHDGDDPYMVVAADKGTATFSDIANEISTAHNFWLGDAFASGGSAGYDHKKMGITARGAWESVKRHFREMGHDTQTQDFTVVGVGDMSGDVFGNGMLLSEHIRLVAAFDHRHIFLDPDPDAATSYAERKRLFELPRSSWEDYDRKLISAGGGVYPRTAKSVPISPQVRERLGLDAGTEQLSPQELMKAILTAPVDLFWNGGIGTYVKASSQSNAEVGDKSNDSIRVDGRNLRCRVAGEGGNLGWTQLGRIEYAQTGGRIYTDFIDNAAGVDCSDHEVNIKILLNTAVADGALTLPERDELLAEMTDEVAELVLRDNYDQARAINNAQAQAASLLPVHRRMITELERSGALDRSLEALPSDEELAVRTESGLTAPEFAVLLAYVKIVLETEILADGLADEEWTTGVLVDYFPTPMRERFADRMGQHRLRRDIVTTVLVNEAINRGGISFVFRVVEETAASAADVIRAYVVVREVFGLGELWDAVEALDNRIAPELQTSVYLDTRRLLDRAVRWLVTNRRSPIDVPAEIARLRDGVARLLPDLEERFHGSERESLAAHIDSLTERGLPRDLAEQATRLMYSFGLLDVVETAASSGRDVGEVASVYFVLSDRFRVDSLLSKISLLPREDRWQTLARMALRYDLYAALAALTAEVLDSTPASESPQERVLQWEQSNATSIHRAERAMGEFDESRADLAALSVLLRQIRTLVRTSAAA
- a CDS encoding class F sortase, with product MTATPAGGRHGRPWRAAGAAVVVLLAMVGAGMIGASLKTTSAPRPPQPLAQAAPAGSGPAAADVPGSDGADPDVVRGAATGLARSTPTTITIPRIGVDASIMSLGTNPDGTVQVPPLEQAQLAGWYEPGPSPGEVGNAVIVGHVDSAAMGPAVFFSLGALQPGDTITVTREDGQRATFTVESVKAYPKNEFPTEQVYGPSDRPGLRVVTCGGVFDQAARSYPDNVVVFASMPA